A region from the Drosophila takahashii strain IR98-3 E-12201 chromosome 2L, DtakHiC1v2, whole genome shotgun sequence genome encodes:
- the HP6 gene encoding chromobox protein homolog 1, which translates to MVKTTKRSYTTGASKSVAAKRKKFLKENPDEQKVLTGFDRGLEPLKILGATDSYGEVMFLMMWKGSDHADVVPASVANIRCPQLVIRFYEERLVWDSDQSSGGSENSE; encoded by the coding sequence atggtaaaAACCACAAAGCGTTCTTACACTACTGGTGCTTCAAAATCCGTTGCTGCTAAGCGCAAGAAATTCCTGAAGGAGAATCCCGATGAGCAGAAGGTGCTAACTGGCTTTGACCGCGGTCTGGAGCCATTGAAGATCTTGGGGGCCACCGACTCGTACGGAGAAGTGATGTTCTTGATGATGTGGAAGGGCAGCGACCATGCAGACGTGGTACCCGCCTCGGTGGCCAACATTCGCTGTCCCCAGTTGGTCATCCGTTTCTATGAGGAGCGTCTCGTGTGGGATTCGGACCAATCGTCCGGAGGAAGTGAAAACTCAGAGTAG